In the Candidatus Delongbacteria bacterium genome, AGCGCCGCGGCCGGATGTGGCCCTGGATGGTGGTGGGCCTGCTGCTGCTGATGATCCTGCTGATGGGCGTCCTGCTCTATTCGGCCATCGGGGATCCCTCCCATGTGGTGGTGGAGAACTACTACGACAAGGCCGTGCACTGGGACCGCGAGCAGGCCCAGCTGGAGCAGGACCGCCGATTGGGCTGGCACGTGGAGCTGGAGTTCCGCGCGGTGCCGCCGGAGCTGGCCGTGGACGCGGGCGCCGGGGTGCCCAACACGCTGGTGGTCGCGCAGCTGGTGGACTCGCTGAACCGGCCGCTGGACAGCCTGAGCGTGCATCTCAGGGCCTTCTTCAGCGCCCGGGCAGGGCGCGTGTTCGAGGCGGATCTGCAGCCCATGGCGGGCGGCTACGGCGCGGCCTTCCGGCTGGGCCCGCCCGGCATGTGGGAGTTCCAGCTGGAGGCCCGCCGCGACACCATGCGCTACACGTGGCTGGAAACGCGCGAGCTGGGCGCCGTCCGCTGACTTGGAAGCCAATCTCACCACGAAGCACGGGAAGAAGCACGGAGCACGGGAAGAGGGACGAAGAGCACGAAGCAAGGCCGAGGAATGGATCAGGGATTGGGTTGAGTGGACACGGGCAGAAGCGCTTCGGCTGCCCGCTGTTACATCATGGCGTCTTCGTGCCCTGCTTGATTCTTCGTGTCCTTCGTGGTGAAAGTGGGAGGATCTCGTGAGCGCATTGTTCTGGGCCGTTCTTGGAGCCAGCCTGCTGGGGAGTCTGCACTGCGCGGGCATGTGCGGCGGCTTCGTGGCCTTTTACGCGGGCGGCGACCGCTCCAGCGGGTTGAGCCGCGCGCTGTCCCACGCGGCCTACAGCCTGGGCCGGCTGCTGACCTACGTGCTGCTGGGCATCATGGCCGGCATCCTGGGCCGGGCCCTGGATCTGGCGGGCGCCGCGGCGGGCCTGCAGCGCGGCGCGGCTATCGCGGCCGGCGTGTTGATGATGGTCTGGGGCCTGGTGATGCTGCTCCAGGTGCGCGGCGTGCGGATCTCCACCCACTTGCCCCCCGTCTTCCAGCGCCTGGTGCAGGAAGCCCTGGGCCAGCTGGGCGACAAGCCGCCGGTGGTCAAGGCCCTCACCCTGGGCCTGTTGTCAACGCTGTTGCCCTGCGGCTGGCTCTACGCCTTCGCCATCACGGCCGCCGGCACGGGCGACCCCGTCCAGGGCGCGCTGGTGATGGCCGCCTTCTGGCTGGGCACGCTGCCCGTGCTGCTGACCCTGGGCATGAGCGTGCAGGCGCTGGCCGGCCCGCTGCGCCGCCACCTGCCGCTGGTGAGCGCGCTGATCCTGCTCTGCATCGGCGCCTGGACCGTGCTGGACCGGGCGCGAATTCCCGTGGAGCGCTTCGGTGGGATCCGGGCCGCCGTGGTGCTGGAATCCGCGGAAGCGCCCAAGGCCGCTGGTCTCAAGCCCTGGGAGCTGCCCTGCTGCCAGGACAAGCCGGACTCCAGCGCCAGCCAGTGAGCGCCGCGCTTCTGCGCGCCGTCCCCGAATCCAGCCTGGGAGTCCCCCGATGAGCGAGACCCGCTGCACGCACTGCAACCTGCCCGTTCCCGCCGGCCTGATCGTCCCCGGCGCCGAACGCCAGTTCTGCTGCGGCGGCTGCCGGACGGTCTACGAAGTGATCCACGACCACGGGCTGGAGCAATTCTACCGCGTGGCCCGCTCCACGGGCGAGACGCCCTGGAAGGCCAATCCCACCGGCCGCAGCTACGAGGACTTCGACGACCCCGCCTTCCTGGATCTCTACGCGCGCCCCGCCGGCGACGGGCTGCGGCAGATCGAACTCTACCTGGAGAACGTCCACTGCGCGGCCTGCGTCTGGCTGGTGGAGCGGGTCTCCCTGGCGCTGCCCGGCGTGGTGGAGGCACGGTTGGACGTGCGGCGCAGCCAGGCCACCGTGATCTGGAACCCGGCCCAGGCGCGGCTCTCCGTCGCCGCGCGCTTCATGGACCAGTTGGGCTACACGCCTCATCCCTACCGTGGCGTCAAGGTGCGCGAGTTGCGCCGGGAGGAGGACCGCCGCCTGCTGCTGCGCATCGGCGTGGCCGGCGCCGTGGCGGCCAACGTCATGCTCATCGCCGTGGCGCTCTACGGCGGCTTCTTCGAGGGTATGGAGCGCCAGTACGAGAGCTTCTTCCGCTGGGTGAGCCTGCTGGCCATGCTGCCGGCCATGTTCTTCTCGGCCTCGGTGTTCTTCAAAGGGGCCTGGGCCGCATTGAAGAGCCGGCGCCTGCACATGGACCTGCCGGTGAGCATCGGCCTACTGGCCGGCTTCGCCAGCGGCGTGGTGAACACCGTGCGCAACTCGGGCGACATCTACTTCGACAGCCTGGCCACGCTGATCCTGCTGCTGCTGGGCGGGCGCTGGCTGGAGCGCCGCCGCCAGCGCGAGAGCGCCGACGCCGCCGAGCTGCTCTACAGCCTCTCCCCGGCGGGCGCCCGGCGGGTGGATCCCACCCCGGAGGGCGAGTGCATCCGCGAGGTGCCGGTGGAGGCGCTCAAGGTGGGCGACCTGGTGGAGGTGCGGGCGGGCGACCTGTTGCCCGTGGACGGCATCGTGGTGGCGGGGCGGAGCGAACTCAACCTTTCGCTGCTCACCGGCGAGTCCCGCCCGGAGCCCGTGGAGCCCGGCCAGCCCGTCCACGCGGGCACCACCAACCTGCTCTCGCCGCTGCGCGTGCGCGTGGAGGCCACCGGCGAGGAGACCCGGGTGGGCCGCCTGCTGCAGGTGGTGGAGGAGGCCGCCGGGCGGCGCGCGCCCATCGTACGGCTGGCGGACCGCATCGCCGGCTGGTTCGTGGGCGCCGTGGTGCTGGCGGCGGGGGGCACCTTCGCCCTCTGGCTGTGGCTGGATCCCAGCCAGGCCGTCAACCATACCGTGGCCCTGCTCATCGTCAGCTGTCCCTGCGCCCTGGGTCTGGCCACGCCGCTGGCCGTGAGCGTGGCTGTGGGGCGGGCCGCCCGCGCGGGGATCCTGGTCAAGGGCGGCGACGTGATCGAGGCGCTGAGCAAGCCGGGCCTGCTGCTGCTGGACAAAACCGGCACCCTCACCGAGGGCCGGGTCTCCGTGGTGCGCCTGCTGGGGGACGCCGGGCTCTTGGGGCCTGCCGCCGCGCTGGAGCGCCGTGTGCAGCATCCCGTGGCCCGGGCCCTGGTGGACGCCCAGTCGCGCCAGACGCCGGATCCGCGCCGGTTGGAAGAGGAGCCCTTCGAGGTGGAGGAGCTGCGCCAGGATCTGGGCGGCGGGATCCGCGGCCGGGTGGACGGCCACGACTACTGGGTCGGGTCGCCCGCCTGGGTGGGCGCCCAGTTGCCGGACGGGCTGCCCGGCGACGTGCAGGCCTGGGTGGAGGAATTGGTCGCCGAGGGCCACAGCCCGGTGGTGCTGGCCCGGGACGGCCGGCCCGCCGCCGTGGCGGGTCTGGGCGATGCCCTGCGACCGGACGCCGCCCGGACGGTGGCGCGGCTGCAGGAGCGCGGCTGGCGGCTGGGCATCTTGAGCGGCGACCATCCGCGCATCGTGGCCCGGGTGGCCGCCGAACTGGGTCTGCCGCCGGCGGATTGCCGGGGCGGCGTGCTGCCCGAGGAGAAGCTGGCCGCCGTGGAGGCGGCCGCGCGCCAGGGCGTGGTGGTGATGGTGGGGGACGGGGTCAACGATGCGGCCGCACTCTCCGCCGCCACGGTGGGCGTCAGCGTGCACGGCGGCGCGGAAGCCAGCCTGGCCGCGGCGGACGTCTTCCTGACCACGCCGGGACTGGGGGCCGTGGCCGATCTGGTGGACGGCGCCCGCCGCACGGTGGTCGTGATCCGTCGCAACCTGCTGTTCTCGCTCTGCTACAACCTGCTGGGGGCCGGACTGGCCATTGCCGGCTACATCAACCCGCTGGTGGCCGCGCTGCTGATGCCCCTCTCCAGCCTGACGGTGGTGACCTCCAGCTTTCGCGCGAAGACCTTTCGCTGAGAGGGGGTGTAGACGGCTTCGTCTGGCACGGTGCCTGACACCGCTGCCGGGTTCTGTCGAGCTTTTCGGTCACCTGCTTGGCGGCTGCGACCGCGACTTCAGCAGCGGACAGAGGCCGGAATGGGTCGCGGGGACCGGCCGGCCTGGACCTGGCAACGCCAGGCGGCGCCGAACAAGGAGTCCGGCCACCGCCCGGCGATGCTTCAGGCAAGGCCCGCCCCAGCAGGGCGCGGGTTGGAGGGTCAGGTCGCGCAGCTCAGGGGAGCAGGGCCGTCACACGATAGAATTCGCGCACGTCGCCGGCGGCCGGCTCCGCGAGCTGCCAATCGGTGAGGGTGGTGGCTCCCACCTGCACCAGACCGGCTTCGCCCCAGGCCTCGTTCAGCCGGTAGATCCGGTACTCCAGCGCATCCGGCAGGCTGTTCCAGACCAGGCGCAAGCCCTGGCCCGCCGCCTGGCGATGGATCTCCAGCACCACCTCGCTGGGCGGGGGCGCGGAGATGCCGTGAGGGCCGGGGCTGGTGGGCCGCACGGTGTGGCAGACCCGGCAGTCGCTCAGGGTGCCGGCGTGGCCCTGGAGCCGGATGTTCTGCAGGTTGTCGTTGGCTTCCCGGGAGGGCAGGATGGCGTGCGGGCTGCCGTGGCAGGCCGAGCAGTAGAGGCCGCCGTGGCCGCGCGAATTGCGGAACAGCGTGCCCGGCTCCTCGGCGAAGGCCGCGCCGTGGCAGGAGCCGCAGCTGGGTTCGTCCAGCCAGGGAATGCGTCCGTCCTCAATGGTGGCGGCCACGTGTTCCATGGTGCCGTGGCAGTCCTGGCAGATCATCGGGTCGGCCGGGTTGGTGGCCATCACGTCGCGCAGGCACTGGGCGTTGGCGCCGGGGTGGCACTTGTAGCAGGTGGAGATGCCGTTCACGGGCTGGATGTCGTGGTGTTTTTCATGCAGGCGCAGGGAAAGAAAGCCCGCCTCGGGGATGCCCTGGGTGCCCAGCGCCGGGGAGGCGTGGCAGCGCGCGCACAGAATGGGCGTATCATTGGGATTGAAACCGGCTTCGTCAGGATGCTCGTCCAGGATGTCCTGGACGCTGGAATGGCAGCCGCTGGAGACGCAGCCGATCTCGTTGGAGACCGGGATCACCGCGTCGGTGAAGGCCAGCAGATCGTCGGTCTGCATGTCAAAGGCCTCGACGTGAATCAGTTGATAGGGCTGCTCGTTCACCAGGTCGTTGTCCTGGAAGGGCGTGACGGGCACGCCGGTCACCTCGAAATAGCCCGGGAAAGGGGACAGCACGCCGCTCAATCCGTTGCCCGTCAACCCGATGTTCGGCGGCAGGGGGGCGGGCAGGTCGAAGATCTGCTGGGCGTAGTCCCAGAAGTTGGTCTTGGTCACCGAGGTGGTGTTGCCCGGGATGCTGTACTCCAGCCGCACGCCTTCCGTGATCAACAGGGGCGGCCCGGCGGGCTGGCGGCGCAGCAACTGGGCTTTCACGTTGTTGTAGGGCGGCAGGACCACCAACTGGCTGAAATCCTGGTTGGCGCAGTGCATGCCCAGGTCGTTCCAGGCGATCAACACATGACCCGGTGCCTGGGAGCGGCCGGGCAGGACCAGGCCCCCCGCCAGCAGCAGGGCCAGGCCCAGCCCTTGTGTTCGTCTTCCGTAACTCATGTCTCGTCTCCTTTTGCTGTGTGTGGAGACGGCCCGAAGGTGGGAGGGCCGTCGCGAAGACGGTTCAACTAGTGGACTTATTTGCGGGTTGTCCATCCGCCGGATGGCGGATGACGTGACAATTGCATGAGGATCATGCGACTTCTTGCGCCGGAAACTCAGGAGGGTCCGCCATGTCCGTCATCTACGTCGTGTTGCCGCTGGCGCTGGTGATCGCCGCGGGAATGGTCTGGGCCTTCGTGCGCTCGGTGCGCAAGGGGCAGTTCGACGACCTGGAGACCCCGGCCATCCGCATGCTCTTCGAGGACTCCCCCGTCCAGCGGCGCCCCCCGGCCGACGCGGCGAATCCAGGCCAACCAGGCCCCCAGGACGAACACCCGCCGCGCGCCTGATTCTTTTTTCAGTCTCCCTGCCACCTTTCATCGCCCGCCCGACTCGTAGAGGCAAGGGACAGAAAGGCGACCCCATGCATGGACCCCACGCTCCCGCCCCGGATCGTTTCTGGCAGCTGCTGGAACCCCAGTGGCCGGCCCTCTGCGCCCTGGCGCGCCAACTGGCTCCGCCGGGGGAGGACCACGACCTGCTGCAGGACTGCCTGTTCAAGGGGTTGACGGGGCTGCCCGGACTGCGGGAGGAAGCGCGCTTCCGGCCCTGGATGGCCCGCATCCTGGTGCACGAGGCCCGCCGCCGGTGGCGGCGCGGGCTTTGGCGGCGCTGGCTGCCCGGCCGGGAGGGCGGCGAGGCGGGGACCGAGCCCACCCACGGCGCCAGTGCCGAGGAACATCTGCAGCGCTGGCACCTCAAGGCGGCGCTGGCCAGCCTGCGGCCGGAGCGGCGGGAGACGCTGCTGCTGCACTACTTGGGTGGGCTCTCGCTGGCCGAGGTGGCCGAGGCGCGCGGGGAATCCCTGGCTGCGGTGAAAACGCGCATCCACCGGGCCCGGCGCGAGCTGCGGGACTTGCTGGACGGTCGTCTCAATCTGGCCCTCATCGGACGAAGCTGCGAGGAGGAACTGGACCATGGATTCGAACGCGAACTGGAAGCCCGGCGACTGCAGGGACAAGAGTCCTGATTCCGACGGCGACCTGCGCGCCCTCTTCGGCCGGCTGAGTCCACGGGACGAGGAGCTGCCCCGGCTGGACGACCTGCGCCGGCAGGTGGAGGCCCGCGCGGCGGCGGAGCACGCAACAGGGCGGCGTCCTGCGGGAGCCGCCGGCTGGAAAGGATGGAACGAGATGTGGAACCCTGCCCGATGGAGTGCCCTGCGCCTGGCCGGCGCGGCGAGCCTGCTGCTGGTGGTCCTGGCCTGCACGGTGCCCCTGAACTACGACCGGGAAGCCGGCCTGACCCTGGACCTGCAGGTGAGCGGCGATCTGGAACCTGTCCTGCGCGTCCTGCGCCAGGGACCCTGGTCGGTGGAGAATTTCAACGTCCAGGAGGAGGATGGCGGGCGGAGCCGCGTGCAGGCGCTGCTGCGCGACGCCTCGCAGGCCGAGCTGGCCGTCTTCGAAGGGCTGGCCGGCGTGGAGCTGAGCAGCACGCCCTGGGAGGAGGAATCCCGCGGCAGCCTGTTCACCATGATGATGGACCAAGTGTTCAACGTG is a window encoding:
- a CDS encoding FixH family protein codes for the protein MSDLTEMERRGRMWPWMVVGLLLLMILLMGVLLYSAIGDPSHVVVENYYDKAVHWDREQAQLEQDRRLGWHVELEFRAVPPELAVDAGAGVPNTLVVAQLVDSLNRPLDSLSVHLRAFFSARAGRVFEADLQPMAGGYGAAFRLGPPGMWEFQLEARRDTMRYTWLETRELGAVR
- a CDS encoding sulfite exporter TauE/SafE family protein, which gives rise to MSALFWAVLGASLLGSLHCAGMCGGFVAFYAGGDRSSGLSRALSHAAYSLGRLLTYVLLGIMAGILGRALDLAGAAAGLQRGAAIAAGVLMMVWGLVMLLQVRGVRISTHLPPVFQRLVQEALGQLGDKPPVVKALTLGLLSTLLPCGWLYAFAITAAGTGDPVQGALVMAAFWLGTLPVLLTLGMSVQALAGPLRRHLPLVSALILLCIGAWTVLDRARIPVERFGGIRAAVVLESAEAPKAAGLKPWELPCCQDKPDSSASQ
- a CDS encoding heavy metal translocating P-type ATPase, whose translation is MSETRCTHCNLPVPAGLIVPGAERQFCCGGCRTVYEVIHDHGLEQFYRVARSTGETPWKANPTGRSYEDFDDPAFLDLYARPAGDGLRQIELYLENVHCAACVWLVERVSLALPGVVEARLDVRRSQATVIWNPAQARLSVAARFMDQLGYTPHPYRGVKVRELRREEDRRLLLRIGVAGAVAANVMLIAVALYGGFFEGMERQYESFFRWVSLLAMLPAMFFSASVFFKGAWAALKSRRLHMDLPVSIGLLAGFASGVVNTVRNSGDIYFDSLATLILLLLGGRWLERRRQRESADAAELLYSLSPAGARRVDPTPEGECIREVPVEALKVGDLVEVRAGDLLPVDGIVVAGRSELNLSLLTGESRPEPVEPGQPVHAGTTNLLSPLRVRVEATGEETRVGRLLQVVEEAAGRRAPIVRLADRIAGWFVGAVVLAAGGTFALWLWLDPSQAVNHTVALLIVSCPCALGLATPLAVSVAVGRAARAGILVKGGDVIEALSKPGLLLLDKTGTLTEGRVSVVRLLGDAGLLGPAAALERRVQHPVARALVDAQSRQTPDPRRLEEEPFEVEELRQDLGGGIRGRVDGHDYWVGSPAWVGAQLPDGLPGDVQAWVEELVAEGHSPVVLARDGRPAAVAGLGDALRPDAARTVARLQERGWRLGILSGDHPRIVARVAAELGLPPADCRGGVLPEEKLAAVEAAARQGVVVMVGDGVNDAAALSAATVGVSVHGGAEASLAAADVFLTTPGLGAVADLVDGARRTVVVIRRNLLFSLCYNLLGAGLAIAGYINPLVAALLMPLSSLTVVTSSFRAKTFR
- the ccoS gene encoding cbb3-type cytochrome oxidase assembly protein CcoS, translating into MSVIYVVLPLALVIAAGMVWAFVRSVRKGQFDDLETPAIRMLFEDSPVQRRPPADAANPGQPGPQDEHPPRA
- a CDS encoding sigma-70 family RNA polymerase sigma factor produces the protein MHGPHAPAPDRFWQLLEPQWPALCALARQLAPPGEDHDLLQDCLFKGLTGLPGLREEARFRPWMARILVHEARRRWRRGLWRRWLPGREGGEAGTEPTHGASAEEHLQRWHLKAALASLRPERRETLLLHYLGGLSLAEVAEARGESLAAVKTRIHRARRELRDLLDGRLNLALIGRSCEEELDHGFERELEARRLQGQES